A genomic stretch from Campylobacter lari subsp. concheus includes:
- the ilvE gene encoding branched-chain-amino-acid transaminase has product MIRAKKIWMDGKIIDFDDAKIHVLTHSLHYANAVFEGTRAYKTQNGLAIFRLKEHTKRLLESAKITLINSPFSQEELENAQVELLRANDFQNNTYLRPLIFLGDGTMGVYHAKAPVRVAIAAWEWGAYLGEEGLKKGIKVKISSFARNSVKSSLGKAKASANYLNSQMAKYEAIEAGYEEALMLDEEGFVAEGTGECFFMVKDGKLITPPNDFSLKSITQDTVLKIAHDLGISVVRQRISRDEVYVADEAFFTGTAAEITPINNIDTRIIGNGKRGELTTKLQNAYFDIVYGRNEKYASMLTYI; this is encoded by the coding sequence ATGATTAGGGCAAAAAAAATTTGGATGGATGGAAAAATCATTGATTTTGATGATGCAAAAATTCATGTTTTAACACATTCATTACATTATGCAAATGCAGTTTTTGAAGGAACAAGAGCTTATAAAACACAAAATGGTTTAGCAATTTTTAGATTAAAAGAACATACCAAAAGACTTTTAGAGTCTGCAAAAATCACTTTAATCAACTCACCTTTTTCTCAAGAAGAACTTGAAAATGCGCAAGTTGAACTTTTAAGAGCAAATGATTTTCAAAATAATACTTATTTGCGCCCATTGATCTTTTTGGGTGATGGAACCATGGGAGTTTATCATGCTAAAGCTCCTGTTAGAGTAGCTATTGCTGCTTGGGAATGGGGTGCTTATTTGGGCGAAGAAGGCTTGAAAAAAGGTATTAAGGTTAAAATTTCTTCTTTTGCTAGAAACAGCGTAAAATCTAGCCTAGGTAAAGCCAAAGCAAGTGCAAATTATTTAAATTCTCAAATGGCTAAATATGAAGCTATAGAAGCAGGATATGAAGAAGCTTTAATGCTTGATGAAGAAGGTTTTGTAGCAGAAGGGACAGGCGAGTGCTTTTTTATGGTTAAAGATGGGAAATTAATCACCCCGCCAAATGATTTTTCATTAAAAAGTATTACCCAAGATACTGTTTTAAAAATTGCACATGATTTGGGCATAAGTGTAGTGCGCCAAAGAATTTCAAGAGATGAAGTTTATGTAGCTGATGAGGCATTTTTCACAGGAACTGCAGCAGAAATAACCCCAATAAATAATATTGATACAAGAATTATAGGAAATGGAAAAAGAGGTGAGCTAACAACAAAGCTCCAAAATGCGTATTTTGATATAGTTTATGGACGCAATGAAAAATACGCTTCTATGCTAACTTATATTTAA
- the trxA gene encoding thioredoxin, producing MGKYIDLTTENFAQAKEGVALVDFWAPWCGPCRMLAPVIDELANDFDGKAKICKVNTEEQGDLAAQFGVRSIPTIFFFKDGEVVDQLVGAQSKQVLADKLNSLL from the coding sequence ATGGGAAAATATATTGATTTAACTACAGAAAATTTTGCACAAGCAAAAGAAGGTGTAGCTCTAGTAGATTTTTGGGCTCCATGGTGCGGACCTTGTAGAATGCTTGCGCCGGTAATTGATGAGCTTGCAAATGATTTTGACGGTAAGGCTAAAATTTGCAAAGTAAATACAGAAGAGCAAGGTGATTTAGCTGCGCAATTTGGCGTAAGATCTATTCCAACTATCTTTTTCTTTAAAGATGGTGAAGTGGTTGATCAATTAGTTGGTGCTCAATCAAAACAAGTTTTAGCAGATAAACTAAACTCACTTTTATAA
- a CDS encoding tautomerase family protein, whose product MPIINIKLAKPEFSKAQKEELIADITELLHAKYNKPKQNIIIMLEDIEPYNIAFGGESVEKLRMKGKK is encoded by the coding sequence ATGCCTATTATTAATATCAAACTTGCTAAACCAGAATTTAGCAAAGCACAAAAAGAAGAGTTAATAGCAGATATTACAGAGCTTTTGCATGCAAAATATAATAAACCAAAGCAAAATATAATCATAATGCTAGAAGATATTGAACCATATAATATTGCTTTTGGTGGTGAAAGTGTAGAAAAATTGAGAATGAAAGGTAAAAAATGA
- the rlmB gene encoding 23S rRNA (guanosine(2251)-2'-O)-methyltransferase RlmB: MIVYGKQVFFYILEKHKEKIKEIYLAKECEKADFSKIVKASKKIKKLDFKAAQSLARGGNHQGFLMEIDEFEFSSFEGLKEKDFIVILYNISDVGNIGAIVRSAYALGADGIILVAKSVAMDGVIRASSGAALDMKIVLNDDILSMINELKQKGFYIYAGASGGSDIHTIKAKDKKVLIMGSEGFGIAPKVLKKCDECVGIKMYNDFDSLNVSAAFAILCDRMKNG; this comes from the coding sequence ATGATAGTTTATGGTAAGCAAGTGTTTTTTTATATCTTAGAAAAACACAAAGAAAAAATTAAGGAAATTTATTTAGCAAAAGAATGTGAAAAAGCTGATTTTTCAAAAATAGTAAAGGCATCAAAAAAAATTAAAAAACTTGATTTTAAGGCCGCGCAAAGTTTGGCAAGAGGTGGAAATCATCAAGGTTTTTTAATGGAAATTGATGAGTTTGAATTTAGCTCTTTTGAGGGTTTAAAAGAAAAAGATTTTATAGTTATTTTATATAATATTAGCGATGTTGGAAATATAGGCGCTATCGTGCGTAGTGCTTATGCTTTGGGCGCTGATGGGATTATTTTGGTAGCTAAAAGCGTGGCTATGGATGGAGTTATTCGCGCAAGTAGTGGCGCAGCTTTAGATATGAAAATAGTTTTAAATGATGATATTTTAAGCATGATAAATGAATTAAAACAAAAAGGTTTTTATATCTATGCTGGTGCAAGCGGAGGTAGTGATATACATACTATCAAGGCCAAAGATAAAAAAGTTTTGATTATGGGAAGTGAGGGTTTTGGTATAGCACCAAAGGTGCTTAAAAAATGCGATGAGTGTGTAGGTATAAAAATGTACAATGATTTTGATAGTTTAAATGTTAGTGCGGCATTTGCAATACTTTGCGATAGGATGAAAAATGGATAG
- the trxB gene encoding thioredoxin-disulfide reductase, with translation MLDLAIIGGGPAGLSAGLYATRGGLKNVVMFEKGTPGGQITSSSEIENYPGVAQVLDGISFMAPWNEQCMRFGLKHEMIGVEQISKNTDGSFNIKLENGKVEQAKAVIVCTGSTPRRAGFKGEDEFFGKGVSTCATCDGFFYKNKEVAVLGGGDTALEEALYLANICSKVYLIHRRDEFRAAPSTVEKVRNNDKIELITNAVVDEVCGDNMGVNKVKIAFNDGSKRDLDVPGIFTFVGLNVRNEILKQENGEFLCAMEEGGQVSVDLKMQTNIAGLFAAGDLRKDAPKQVICAAGDGAVAALSALAYIENLH, from the coding sequence ATGTTAGATTTAGCTATTATAGGCGGTGGTCCTGCTGGTTTAAGTGCGGGATTGTATGCTACTAGAGGCGGATTAAAAAATGTTGTAATGTTTGAAAAAGGTACGCCAGGTGGGCAAATAACTTCAAGCTCAGAAATTGAAAATTATCCTGGAGTTGCACAAGTTTTAGATGGAATTTCTTTTATGGCTCCATGGAATGAACAATGTATGCGTTTTGGTTTAAAACATGAAATGATAGGTGTAGAACAAATTAGTAAAAATACTGATGGTAGTTTTAATATCAAATTAGAAAATGGTAAAGTCGAGCAAGCAAAGGCTGTTATTGTTTGCACAGGTTCTACTCCACGTCGTGCAGGTTTTAAAGGCGAGGATGAATTTTTTGGCAAAGGTGTAAGCACTTGTGCAACTTGCGATGGATTCTTTTATAAAAATAAAGAAGTAGCTGTTTTAGGTGGGGGAGATACAGCCTTAGAAGAGGCATTGTATCTAGCTAATATTTGCTCAAAAGTATATTTAATTCATAGAAGAGATGAGTTTAGAGCAGCGCCTTCAACAGTAGAAAAAGTAAGAAATAACGATAAAATAGAATTAATCACAAATGCAGTAGTTGATGAGGTTTGTGGTGATAATATGGGTGTTAATAAGGTAAAAATAGCATTTAATGATGGATCTAAAAGAGATCTTGATGTGCCTGGAATTTTTACCTTTGTTGGATTGAATGTGAGAAATGAAATCTTAAAACAAGAAAATGGTGAATTTTTATGTGCCATGGAAGAAGGTGGTCAAGTGAGTGTTGATCTTAAAATGCAAACTAACATAGCAGGATTATTTGCAGCAGGTGATTTAAGAAAAGATGCTCCAAAACAAGTAATATGTGCAGCAGGCGATGGGGCAGTTGCAGCACTTAGTGCTTTAGCATATATTGAAAACTTGCATTAA
- a CDS encoding prohibitin family protein, whose translation MPADLNDYFNKKNNQNNNKQNLNFKAPEFNFKGFGKFSPLIYSAIAIVLVFALFKPFAIVNSGEMGIKSTTGKYSPTPLEPGLHFFMPILQKITIVDTRVRQINYASIEGINENLQIGSGVVNKNSISVLDSRGLPVSIDVTVQYRLNPLQVPQTIATWGLNWENKIIDPVVRDVVRNVVGQYTAEELPTNRNTIAVQIDQGIRKTIESQPNEPAELQAVQLREIILPIKVKEQIERVQIAKQEAERTKYEVERANQEALKKAALAEGEANATIISAKGRASAVKIEADAQAYSNREIAKSLNNPLLDLKQIETQKQFNEALKVNKDAKIFLTPGGAVPNIWVDSKDSKRTSSVAN comes from the coding sequence ATGCCAGCTGATCTGAATGATTATTTTAATAAAAAAAACAATCAAAACAACAATAAGCAAAATTTAAATTTCAAAGCTCCAGAATTTAATTTCAAAGGTTTTGGAAAATTTTCTCCATTAATTTATAGTGCGATTGCAATTGTTTTAGTTTTTGCACTTTTTAAACCTTTTGCAATAGTTAATTCAGGAGAAATGGGGATCAAATCTACCACGGGTAAATACAGCCCTACTCCACTTGAGCCAGGACTTCATTTTTTTATGCCTATACTGCAAAAAATCACTATCGTAGATACTAGAGTAAGACAAATTAACTATGCTTCAATCGAAGGAATAAATGAAAATTTACAAATAGGCTCAGGTGTTGTAAATAAAAACAGTATCTCTGTGCTTGATTCAAGAGGTTTACCTGTATCTATTGATGTAACCGTTCAATATAGATTAAATCCTTTACAGGTTCCTCAAACCATAGCTACTTGGGGACTTAATTGGGAAAATAAAATCATCGACCCAGTAGTAAGAGATGTGGTAAGAAATGTGGTAGGTCAATATACCGCGGAAGAGCTTCCAACAAATCGCAACACCATAGCAGTGCAAATTGATCAAGGTATTAGAAAAACCATAGAAAGCCAACCAAATGAACCTGCTGAGCTTCAAGCAGTTCAACTTAGAGAGATTATCTTGCCTATAAAAGTAAAAGAGCAAATTGAAAGAGTACAAATTGCTAAACAAGAGGCTGAAAGAACCAAATACGAAGTAGAAAGAGCTAATCAAGAAGCACTTAAAAAAGCAGCTTTAGCTGAAGGGGAAGCAAATGCAACCATAATTAGTGCTAAAGGTAGGGCAAGTGCAGTTAAAATAGAAGCTGATGCACAAGCATATTCAAATAGAGAAATAGCAAAAAGTTTAAATAATCCTTTGCTTGATTTAAAACAAATCGAAACTCAAAAGCAGTTTAACGAAGCACTTAAGGTTAATAAAGACGCTAAAATTTTCTTAACACCTGGTGGAGCTGTGCCAAATATTTGGGTTGATAGCAAAGATAGTAAAAGAACAAGCTCAGTAGCAAATTAA
- a CDS encoding YraN family protein yields the protein MALSQYLFGIKGEDIACEYLKNKDFEILERNFHSKFGEIDIIAKKDKILHFIEVKSTQGNYEVAYRLDGKKYNKIIKTIEYYFMKHKSNENFQLDLLCVYKDDIKLLENISY from the coding sequence ATGGCTTTATCACAGTATCTTTTTGGTATAAAAGGTGAAGACATAGCATGCGAATATCTTAAAAATAAAGATTTTGAAATTTTAGAAAGAAATTTTCATTCTAAATTTGGTGAAATTGATATTATTGCTAAAAAAGATAAAATTTTACATTTTATTGAAGTTAAAAGTACACAAGGAAATTATGAAGTAGCCTATAGACTAGATGGTAAAAAATATAACAAAATTATTAAAACCATAGAGTATTACTTTATGAAACACAAAAGCAATGAAAATTTTCAATTAGATTTACTTTGTGTGTATAAAGATGATATAAAACTTTTAGAAAACATTAGTTATTAA
- a CDS encoding DUF2874 domain-containing protein: MKKILILSTTLVLMASANIIQQNTNLYQQNMPHMPQHNPYAQNYYGLSKPIIDKIQSSFPGAFIVDVDWEEFGYEIKLSNNMEMFFDRNGNFLGQKWDD; the protein is encoded by the coding sequence ATGAAAAAAATACTAATTCTAAGTACAACTTTAGTACTAATGGCTAGTGCAAATATTATACAACAAAATACTAATTTATATCAACAAAATATGCCTCATATGCCTCAGCATAATCCTTATGCGCAAAATTATTATGGGCTTTCTAAACCTATTATAGATAAAATTCAAAGTTCTTTTCCTGGAGCTTTTATTGTAGATGTGGATTGGGAGGAATTTGGATATGAAATTAAACTAAGTAATAATATGGAAATGTTTTTTGATAGAAATGGAAATTTTTTAGGGCAAAAATGGGATGATTAA
- a CDS encoding homoserine dehydrogenase: protein MKIAILGYGTVGSAVVETLLKNQDLIKARCDEEIIPVIALARNPKPNALISVVNDIDDVLEREDIDVFVELMGGIDLPFEIISKILKRKKSVVTANKALLAYHRYELEKLAQDTAFGYEASVAGGIPIIKILKEGLSANNIVSIKGILNGTSNYILSKMAEDNAKFQEVLKKAQDLGYAEADPTFDIEGFDAAHKLLILANIAYGLRVKPEDILIEGISKVSDEDIYFAKEFEYTIKHLGIAKIKDEKIELRVHSVMLNKDKMLAKVDGVMNAISIDGDILGESLYYGPGAGGKATASAVVADLIDIARKEKNSAIFGYLNDTSYKLLNKDEIYTRYYLRLKVLDKIGVLSKITQLMSEHQISIDTFLQKPKKEKQDCSTLFFITHQTYEKNIQILTQKLKEQEFVKDDVFMIRIED, encoded by the coding sequence ATGAAAATAGCAATTTTAGGCTATGGCACGGTAGGAAGTGCTGTTGTAGAAACTTTGTTAAAAAATCAAGATTTAATTAAAGCAAGATGTGATGAAGAAATTATTCCAGTAATTGCTTTAGCAAGAAATCCAAAACCAAATGCATTGATTTCTGTGGTTAATGATATTGATGATGTTTTAGAGCGTGAAGATATTGATGTATTTGTGGAGTTAATGGGTGGTATTGATTTGCCTTTTGAGATAATTTCAAAAATTTTAAAAAGAAAAAAATCAGTAGTAACTGCTAATAAAGCTTTGCTTGCTTATCATCGTTATGAGCTTGAAAAATTAGCACAAGATACAGCTTTTGGTTATGAGGCAAGCGTGGCGGGTGGAATTCCTATAATTAAAATTTTAAAAGAGGGTTTGAGTGCTAACAATATTGTTTCCATTAAAGGTATTTTAAATGGCACAAGTAATTATATTTTAAGCAAGATGGCAGAAGATAATGCTAAATTTCAAGAAGTATTAAAAAAAGCCCAAGATTTAGGGTATGCTGAAGCTGATCCTACTTTTGATATAGAAGGATTTGATGCCGCGCATAAGCTTTTAATTTTAGCAAATATTGCTTATGGACTAAGAGTAAAACCTGAGGATATTTTGATTGAGGGTATTAGTAAGGTAAGTGATGAGGATATTTATTTTGCAAAGGAATTTGAGTACACCATAAAACATTTAGGTATTGCTAAAATAAAAGATGAAAAAATAGAACTAAGAGTTCATTCTGTTATGTTAAATAAAGATAAAATGTTAGCAAAAGTTGATGGAGTGATGAATGCTATCAGTATAGATGGGGATATTTTGGGTGAAAGTTTATACTATGGTCCAGGAGCAGGTGGCAAGGCAACTGCAAGTGCTGTTGTAGCAGATTTAATTGATATAGCAAGAAAAGAAAAAAATAGTGCTATTTTTGGATATTTAAATGATACTTCTTATAAGCTTTTAAATAAGGATGAAATTTATACAAGATATTATCTAAGATTAAAAGTATTGGATAAAATAGGGGTTTTATCAAAAATTACACAATTAATGAGCGAACATCAAATTTCAATTGATACTTTTTTACAAAAGCCAAAAAAAGAAAAACAAGATTGTAGTACTTTATTTTTTATCACTCATCAAACTTATGAAAAAAATATACAAATTTTAACTCAAAAACTTAAAGAACAAGAATTTGTTAAAGATGATGTTTTTATGATCAGAATAGAAGATTAA
- a CDS encoding DUF2393 domain-containing membrane protein produces MGYFTFFHILIIVIMLVSTGLTWVLLYLKVQNKKYMIIFCIVSFILASILTISLLLTIDQYTKKASLSNFSTYRRLATESIIVKGRVTNDTNFKISECFLELRIIDDNKKHEVSGEIFNQQNFDSIKRANQEQRDASYNINIAKNLPGHTYKDFSFEVGLPPHFQSYKVFKQLKCR; encoded by the coding sequence ATGGGATATTTTACATTTTTTCATATTTTAATCATTGTTATTATGTTAGTTTCTACAGGTTTAACTTGGGTTTTACTTTACTTAAAAGTTCAAAATAAAAAATATATGATTATTTTTTGCATAGTGAGTTTTATACTAGCATCGATTTTGACCATTTCATTACTATTAACTATAGATCAATATACCAAAAAAGCAAGTTTGAGCAATTTTTCAACCTACAGACGCTTAGCAACAGAAAGTATTATTGTAAAAGGTAGAGTAACTAATGATACTAATTTTAAAATTTCTGAATGCTTTTTAGAGCTTAGGATAATTGATGATAACAAAAAACACGAGGTAAGCGGTGAAATCTTTAATCAACAAAATTTTGATAGTATAAAAAGAGCAAATCAAGAACAAAGAGATGCTTCATATAATATCAATATTGCAAAAAACTTACCAGGACATACTTATAAAGATTTTTCATTTGAAGTGGGATTGCCACCTCATTTTCAAAGCTATAAAGTATTTAAACAATTAAAATGCAGATAA
- a CDS encoding DUF2393 family protein codes for MNAQHIREQMIFYTTHLHLVDFLLMVLVVFFFIITLFLALIIRNKPAFAFTVIFLGILCSVGIAYLGYFLIDTKVRSRITSLDNAQFFVYDNSLSVDYSLTNTSKKSFRYCKLKVEVFKKSDNNSTFKNLIHTIKPLRSKSTMIEKTINPQQTINLKTKFSDFKEDQNFDIEISSKCF; via the coding sequence ATGAATGCCCAACACATTCGAGAGCAAATGATTTTTTATACTACTCATTTGCACTTAGTTGATTTTTTATTAATGGTCTTGGTTGTATTTTTTTTCATTATCACTTTATTTTTAGCTTTAATTATTAGAAACAAGCCTGCTTTTGCTTTTACGGTTATTTTTTTAGGAATTTTATGTTCAGTAGGTATCGCTTATTTAGGATATTTTTTAATTGATACTAAAGTTAGATCAAGAATAACCAGCTTAGATAATGCTCAATTTTTTGTATATGATAACTCACTCAGCGTTGATTACAGCTTAACAAATACTTCTAAAAAAAGCTTTAGATACTGCAAATTAAAAGTAGAAGTTTTTAAGAAAAGTGATAATAATAGTACTTTTAAAAATTTAATACATACTATAAAACCTTTAAGAAGTAAATCAACTATGATAGAAAAAACAATAAATCCACAACAAACTATTAATTTAAAAACTAAATTTTCCGATTTTAAAGAAGATCAAAATTTTGACATTGAAATTAGTTCAAAGTGTTTTTAA
- a CDS encoding LL-diaminopimelate aminotransferase — protein sequence MFEEIHFNTIERLPNYVFAEVNAIKMAARRAGEDIIDFSMGNPDGKTPQHIIDKLCESANKDKTSGYSASSGIYKLRLAICNWYKRKYDVDLDPESEVVATMGSKEGFVNLARAVINPGDVAIVPTPAYPIHTQAFIIAGGSVATMNFDFNENYELNENTFFENLQKTLHESIPRPKYVVVNFPHNPTTVTVEKSFYERLVAMAKKERFYIISDIAYADLTFGSYKTPSIFEIEGAKDVAVETYTLSKSYNMAGWRVGFVVGNKRLIAALKKIKSWFDYGMYTPIQVAATVALDGDQTCVEEIKATYAKRLEVLLESFCQAGWELKKPNASMFVWAKLPQSKAHLGSMEFSKQLLQKANVAVSPGVGFGEAGNEYVRIALIENENRIRQAARNIKKYLRE from the coding sequence ATGTTTGAAGAAATTCATTTTAATACCATAGAAAGACTTCCAAATTATGTTTTTGCTGAAGTTAATGCGATTAAAATGGCAGCAAGAAGAGCAGGAGAGGATATAATAGATTTTTCTATGGGAAATCCTGATGGTAAAACTCCTCAGCATATTATAGACAAGCTTTGTGAAAGTGCAAATAAAGACAAAACTTCTGGTTATTCTGCTTCGAGTGGAATTTATAAACTAAGACTTGCAATTTGTAATTGGTATAAAAGAAAATATGATGTTGATTTAGATCCTGAAAGTGAAGTAGTTGCAACAATGGGCTCTAAAGAAGGCTTTGTAAATTTAGCAAGAGCTGTTATTAACCCAGGGGATGTAGCTATTGTGCCTACACCTGCTTATCCTATACATACTCAAGCTTTTATCATAGCAGGTGGTAGTGTAGCAACTATGAATTTTGATTTTAATGAAAATTATGAATTAAACGAAAATACTTTTTTTGAAAATTTACAAAAAACACTACATGAAAGCATCCCTCGTCCAAAATATGTAGTAGTAAATTTTCCGCATAATCCTACAACAGTTACAGTGGAAAAAAGTTTTTATGAGAGATTGGTTGCTATGGCAAAAAAAGAAAGATTTTATATTATTTCTGATATCGCTTATGCGGACTTAACTTTTGGTTCTTACAAAACTCCTTCGATTTTTGAAATTGAAGGTGCTAAAGATGTAGCAGTAGAAACTTATACACTTTCAAAATCTTACAACATGGCAGGTTGGCGCGTGGGTTTTGTGGTGGGTAATAAACGCTTAATTGCGGCTTTGAAAAAGATCAAATCTTGGTTTGATTATGGTATGTATACGCCTATACAAGTTGCTGCTACTGTAGCTTTAGATGGAGATCAAACTTGTGTTGAAGAGATTAAGGCAACTTATGCAAAAAGATTAGAAGTCTTGCTAGAATCATTTTGCCAAGCAGGATGGGAGTTAAAAAAGCCTAATGCAAGTATGTTTGTTTGGGCAAAACTCCCTCAAAGTAAGGCTCATCTTGGTAGTATGGAATTTTCTAAGCAGCTTTTACAAAAAGCAAATGTAGCAGTAAGTCCTGGAGTGGGCTTTGGTGAAGCGGGCAATGAGTATGTTAGAATAGCTTTAATAGAAAATGAAAATCGCATTCGTCAAGCAGCAAGAAATATCAAAAAATACTTAAGAGAATAA
- the dapB gene encoding 4-hydroxy-tetrahydrodipicolinate reductase, translated as MINIGIHGSNGRMGTQIRLCLEDDEQAKASVFFDQGSNYEDFFNKCDVIIDFSTPKGCEDLLLYARSNPKPLVIGTTGLDAKQNELMQSASITMPILYATNMSLGVAILKKLSHLASEVLRDFDIEILEMHHNKKKDAPSGTAMTLAQNVAKARNLDLEKVRVSGRDGIIGQRGKDEIAVMSLRGGDIVGSHRVGFYNEGEFIELNHTATSRATFAKGAIKCAKWLVSQENGLYDIDDCLGI; from the coding sequence ATGATTAATATTGGAATCCATGGAAGTAATGGGCGTATGGGTACCCAAATAAGACTTTGCCTAGAAGATGATGAGCAGGCAAAGGCTAGTGTGTTTTTTGATCAAGGATCAAATTATGAAGATTTTTTTAATAAATGCGATGTAATTATTGATTTTTCTACTCCAAAGGGTTGTGAGGATTTGCTTTTATATGCTAGAAGTAATCCCAAGCCTTTGGTGATAGGTACTACAGGTTTAGATGCTAAGCAAAATGAGTTAATGCAAAGCGCAAGTATTACTATGCCTATTCTTTATGCAACCAATATGTCTTTAGGTGTGGCGATTTTAAAAAAGCTTTCTCATTTAGCTAGTGAGGTTTTGAGAGATTTTGATATAGAAATACTTGAAATGCACCATAATAAGAAAAAAGATGCTCCAAGTGGTACCGCAATGACTTTAGCGCAAAATGTTGCTAAGGCTAGAAATTTAGACTTAGAAAAGGTCAGAGTAAGCGGTAGAGATGGGATTATTGGGCAAAGAGGTAAAGATGAAATTGCAGTGATGAGTTTAAGAGGTGGTGATATAGTAGGTTCACATAGGGTTGGTTTTTACAATGAAGGTGAATTTATAGAATTAAATCATACAGCTACTTCAAGAGCTACTTTTGCAAAAGGTGCGATAAAATGTGCAAAATGGTTGGTATCTCAAGAAAATGGCTTATATGATATAGATGATTGTTTAGGAATTTAA
- the purF gene encoding amidophosphoribosyltransferase, whose product MCAVVGVINSKNASTVAYYALFAMQHRGQEASGISVSDGLNIKTHKAKGEVGQIFNTQILAGLKGEIAIGHNRYSTAGNSSLHDAQPVAATCSLGDISLVHNGNLINKEEVRKELINNGAIFHSNMDTENVVHLIAKSKKETLKDRFIESLTQSKGAYCFMLASKNQLFVVRDPYGVRPLSLGRLKDGGYIVASETCAFDLIEAEFIRDVKPGEMLIFTQGSDEFESIQVFDKTDPRICAFEYIYFARPDSIIEGKSVYEVRKKMGEALAKKFKEKVDFVVPVPDSGVSAAIGFAQYLKIPLEMAIVRNHYVGRTFIEPTQEMRNLKVKLKLNPMKKVLEDKDIVVIDDSVVRGTTSKKIIALLKQAGARKIHLAIACPEIKFPDIYGIDTPTFEELISANKSVEEVREYTGADSLTFLNINELVSSIGDERKYSLISFDGDYFIK is encoded by the coding sequence ATGTGTGCAGTAGTTGGAGTAATTAATTCAAAAAATGCAAGTACGGTGGCTTATTATGCTTTATTTGCTATGCAGCATCGCGGACAAGAAGCAAGCGGGATTAGTGTAAGTGATGGTTTGAATATCAAAACACACAAAGCTAAAGGCGAAGTAGGACAAATTTTTAATACGCAAATTCTAGCAGGATTAAAAGGCGAGATAGCTATAGGACATAATCGTTATTCCACTGCAGGAAATTCTTCTTTGCATGATGCCCAGCCTGTTGCAGCTACTTGTTCTTTGGGTGATATTTCTTTAGTGCATAATGGAAATTTGATTAATAAAGAAGAAGTTAGAAAAGAACTGATTAACAATGGGGCTATTTTTCATTCTAATATGGACACAGAAAATGTAGTACATTTAATAGCAAAAAGTAAAAAAGAAACTTTAAAAGATAGATTTATAGAAAGCTTGACTCAAAGCAAGGGAGCGTATTGTTTTATGCTTGCTAGTAAAAATCAACTTTTTGTAGTAAGAGACCCTTATGGGGTCAGACCTTTATCTTTAGGTAGATTAAAAGATGGTGGGTATATTGTAGCGAGTGAAACTTGCGCTTTTGATTTGATAGAGGCTGAATTTATCCGCGATGTAAAACCAGGCGAGATGTTAATTTTTACTCAGGGTAGTGATGAGTTTGAAAGCATTCAAGTATTTGATAAGACAGATCCAAGAATTTGTGCATTTGAGTATATTTATTTTGCTAGACCTGATAGTATTATAGAAGGTAAAAGCGTATATGAAGTGCGTAAAAAAATGGGTGAAGCCTTGGCTAAAAAATTTAAAGAAAAAGTGGATTTTGTAGTGCCAGTTCCAGATAGTGGCGTAAGTGCTGCTATAGGTTTTGCACAATATTTAAAAATCCCACTTGAAATGGCAATAGTGAGAAATCACTATGTAGGCAGAACCTTTATAGAACCAACTCAAGAAATGAGAAATTTGAAGGTAAAATTAAAACTCAATCCTATGAAAAAAGTCTTAGAAGACAAAGATATAGTGGTGATTGATGATAGTGTGGTAAGAGGAACAACTTCTAAAAAAATCATTGCACTTTTAAAACAAGCAGGCGCAAGAAAAATCCATTTGGCTATAGCATGTCCAGAAATCAAATTTCCTGATATTTATGGTATAGATACGCCTACTTTTGAAGAATTAATTTCAGCTAATAAAAGTGTTGAAGAGGTTAGAGAATATACAGGTGCAGATAGCTTGACTTTTTTGAATATCAATGAACTAGTTTCAAGTATAGGCGATGAAAGAAAATACTCTTTAATTAGTTTTGATGGGGATTATTTTATTAAATAA